A portion of the Glycine max cultivar Williams 82 chromosome 10, Glycine_max_v4.0, whole genome shotgun sequence genome contains these proteins:
- the LOC100776496 gene encoding peroxidase 65, which yields MAFPFPILFLLFLSLTPSFSSATLNVDYYKKSCPLFEKIVMENVFHKQSTSVATAPGLLRLFFHDCITDGCDASILITSNSYNPHAERDADLNLSLAGDAFDIIFRIKNALELACPGVVSCSDIVAQATRDLVKMVGGPYYPVRLGRKDSTESVAARVSASLPTPDMTMDQLLEKFTSKGFTVKEMVALSGAHTIGFAHCKEFINRIYNFSKTSDADPLMHPKLVKGLRVVCQNFTKDISMAAFNDVRSPGKFDNVYYQNVMKGLGLLTSDSILAVDPRTKPIVELYANDQQAFFKDFAAAMEKLSVFRVKTGNKGEVRNRCDQFNHIPV from the exons ATGGCTTTCCCTTTCCCAAtccttttccttctcttcctttccCTCACCCCCTCCTTCTCCTCCGCAACGCTCAACGTCGATTACTACAAAAAATCATGTCCACTCTTCGAAAAAATCGTTATGGAAAACGTCTTCCACAAACAAAGCACAAGCGTGGCCACAGCACCGGGTCTCCTACGTCTCTTCTTCCATGATTGCATCACCGATGGCTGCGACGCTTCGATCCTCATCACTTCCAACTCATACAACCCTCATGCAGAACGTGATGCAGACCTCAATCTTTCTCTGgcag GTGATGCCTTTGACATcatatttagaataaaaaacgCATTGGAACTTGCATGCCCCGGTGTGGTGTCGTGTTCCGACATCGTGGCACAGGCAACAAGAGACCTTGTTAAGATGGTTGGTGGTCCTTATTACCCTGTGAGATTGGGGAGAAAGGATAGCACTGAATCAGTTGCTGCAAGAGTGAGTGCAAGCCTTCCAACACCAGACATGACCATGGACCAGTTGCTTGAGAAGTTCACCTCAAAGGGTTTCACTGTTAAGGAAATGGTGGCTTTGAGTGGGGCACACACCATTGGTTTCGCACACTGCAAGGAGTTCATAAACAGGATCTACAACTTCAGCAAAACCTCTGATGCTGACCCTTTGATGCACCCTAAGCTGGTTAAAGGGTTGAGGGTTGTGTGCCAAAACTTCACCAAGGACATCTCAATGGCTGCATTCAATGATGTTAGGTCACCAGGGAAGTTTGACAATGTTTATTACCAAAATGTCATGAAGGGCTTGGGGTTATTGACCTCTGACTCCATTCTTGCTGTTGACCCAAGGACAAAACCTATTGTGGAGCTCTATGCTAATGATCAGCAAGCTTTCTTCAAGGACTTTGCTGCTGCCATGGAGAAGCTCTCTGTGTTTAGAGTGAAAACTGGCAACAAAGGAGAGGTCAGGAACAGGTGTGACCAGTTCAACCATATTCCCGTCTAA
- the LOC102665703 gene encoding putative glycine-rich cell wall structural protein 1 codes for MATSKVLGAAFIVLLIVDLAFAARVTDRLLGGRGGGGGGGGGGGGGGGGGSLGRGSGYGSGYGSGGGEGYGGGSLGGSGGGGGGGRGGGGGGGGGTGGSGYGSGYGSGYGSGYGSGGGANGGGGGGGGGKGGGGGGGGGSNGSGYGSGSGYGEGGGNDGRGSGGGGGGGGGGGGGGGGSGGSGYGSGSGYGSGWGGGENNESP; via the coding sequence ATGGCAACCTCAAAGGTCTTAGGGGCTGCTTTCATTGTTTTGCTCATTGTGGACCTTGCGTTTGCTGCTAGGGTTACAGATAGGTTACTTGGTGGGAGgggtggcggtggtggtggcggcggtggtggCGGAGGAGGTGGCGGTGGTGGTAGTCTTGGACGTGGTTCCGGGTATGGATCAGGGTATGGCTCAGGTGGGGGTGAAGGGTATGGTGGAGGATCACTAGGAGGAAgcggcggtggtggtggtggcggaAGAGGAGGAGGTGGCGGTGGCGGTGGTGGGACCGGCGGTTCTGGGTACGGGTCCGGATATGGATCGGGGTATGGATCCGGATACGGGTCTGGTGGCGGTGCGAACGGTGGAGgtggaggcggtggtggtggcaAAGGTGGAGGAGGTGGAGGAGGTGGAGGTTCTAATGGTTCAGGTTATGGCTCTGGCTCTGGATACGGTGAAGGAGGTGGAAATGATGGACGAGGCAGTGGTGGcggtggaggaggaggaggtggtggtggtggcggtggCGGTGGTAGTGGAGGCTCTGGCTATGGTAGTGGCTCAGGATATGGGTCCGGTTGGGGTGGTGGAGAAAATAACGAGTCCCCTTAA